One segment of Trichlorobacter ammonificans DNA contains the following:
- a CDS encoding type IV pilus twitching motility protein PilT: MANLHELLKTLVESNGSDLHITTNSPPQIRVDGKLKQLDYPPLNAVDTKQLCYSVLTDSQKHKFEEENELDLSFGVKGLSRFRGNIFVQRGAVAGVFRVIPYKILTFEELGLPPVIRELSEKPRGLILVTGPTGSGKSTTLASIIDFINVNRKEHIVTIEDPIEYLHPHKGCLVNQREVGADTKGFKNALKYVLRQDPDVVLVGELRDLETIEAALTLSETGHLCLATLHTNSCAQTINRIVDVFPPYQQTQIRAQLSFVLEGVISQTLIPKIGGGRCLSMEIMVPNPAIRNLIREDKVHQIYSQMQVGQEKFGMQTMNQSLHSLFARRLISLDDALGRSSDPEELKQMINNPGLGMRQPLRR; this comes from the coding sequence ATGGCCAACCTGCATGAGCTGCTGAAAACGCTGGTGGAGTCCAACGGTTCGGACCTGCATATCACCACCAACTCCCCGCCCCAGATCCGGGTGGACGGCAAGCTGAAACAACTGGACTATCCCCCCCTGAATGCGGTGGACACCAAGCAGCTCTGCTACTCGGTGCTGACCGACTCCCAGAAACACAAGTTCGAGGAGGAAAACGAGCTGGACCTCTCCTTCGGGGTCAAGGGGCTCTCCCGCTTCCGGGGGAACATCTTCGTGCAGCGCGGCGCGGTGGCCGGCGTTTTCCGGGTGATCCCCTACAAGATCCTGACCTTCGAGGAACTGGGGCTGCCGCCGGTGATCCGGGAGTTGTCCGAAAAACCGCGGGGGCTGATCCTGGTGACCGGCCCCACCGGTTCGGGCAAATCCACCACCCTGGCCTCCATCATCGACTTCATCAACGTCAACCGCAAGGAACACATCGTCACCATCGAGGACCCGATCGAGTACCTGCATCCCCACAAGGGATGCCTGGTGAACCAGCGGGAGGTGGGAGCCGACACCAAGGGATTCAAGAACGCACTCAAGTACGTGCTGCGCCAGGATCCCGACGTGGTGCTGGTGGGGGAATTGCGGGACCTGGAGACCATCGAGGCGGCGCTGACCCTGTCGGAAACCGGCCACCTCTGTCTGGCCACCCTGCACACCAACTCCTGCGCCCAGACCATCAACCGGATCGTGGACGTCTTCCCGCCGTACCAGCAGACCCAGATCCGAGCCCAGCTCTCCTTCGTGCTGGAGGGGGTCATCTCCCAAACCCTGATTCCCAAGATCGGCGGCGGCCGCTGTCTTTCCATGGAGATCATGGTGCCCAATCCGGCTATCCGCAACCTGATCCGCGAGGACAAGGTGCACCAGATCTATTCCCAGATGCAGGTGGGACAGGAAAAGTTCGGCATGCAGACCATGAACCAGTCGCTGCACTCCCTGTTCGCACGGCGGCTGATCTCGCTGGACGATGCCCTGGGTCGCTCATCCGACCCGGAGGAACTGAAGCAGATGATCAACAATCCCGGCCTGGGCATGCGCCAGCCGCTGCGCCGCTGA
- the pilB gene encoding type IV-A pilus assembly ATPase PilB, protein MQTSRLGDILVNNNLISREQLAAALQEQKLSGGQAKLGAILVKQGIVSEQDLISFLSRQYGIPTINLAEYDVDPSVTKVIPAEVAQKYHLVPVNRAGATLIVAVCDPSNLFAIEDIKFMTGYNVEMVVTSESDIKAAIDRYYDQSATLADVMDNLEMEELELVDTDEEVDVSSLERATEEAPVVKLVNLILMDAIKKKASDIHIEPYEKTFRVRYRIDGVLYEVMKPPLKLKNAITSRIKIMAELDIAERRLPQDGRIKIKLGGGKDMDYRVSVLPTLFGEKIVLRLLDKSNLQLDMTKLGYEPEALAHFKREIHKPFGMVLVTGPTGSGKTVSLYSALSELNKVTENISTAEDPVEFNFAGINQVQMHEDIGLNFAAALRSFLRQDPDIIMIGEIRDFETAEIAVKAALTGHLVLSTLHTNDAPATINRLLNMGIEPFLVASAVNLITAQRLGRRVCTECKEKEDVPVQALIAAGVPAEEAGEYVCYRGRGCPVCNNTGYKGRVGFYQVMPMLEPIRELILNGANTAEIKRESMRLGIKSMRQSALTKLREGITSLEEVLRITVADE, encoded by the coding sequence ATGCAGACAAGCCGTCTGGGAGATATTCTGGTCAACAACAACCTGATCAGCCGGGAGCAGTTGGCCGCGGCCCTTCAGGAGCAAAAACTGTCGGGAGGGCAGGCGAAGCTCGGCGCCATTCTGGTCAAGCAGGGGATCGTCAGCGAGCAGGATCTGATCTCCTTTCTGTCCCGACAGTACGGTATTCCCACCATCAACCTGGCCGAGTACGACGTGGACCCCTCGGTTACCAAGGTGATCCCGGCGGAAGTGGCCCAGAAGTACCATCTGGTGCCGGTGAACCGCGCCGGCGCCACCCTCATCGTCGCGGTCTGCGATCCCTCCAATCTTTTCGCCATTGAAGACATCAAGTTCATGACCGGCTACAACGTGGAGATGGTCGTGACCTCCGAGTCCGATATCAAGGCGGCCATTGACCGCTACTACGACCAGTCCGCCACCCTGGCCGACGTCATGGACAACCTGGAGATGGAGGAGCTGGAGCTGGTGGATACCGACGAGGAGGTGGATGTCTCCTCCCTGGAGCGGGCCACCGAGGAAGCGCCGGTGGTGAAGCTGGTCAACCTGATCCTGATGGACGCCATCAAGAAGAAGGCCAGCGATATCCATATAGAACCCTACGAGAAGACCTTCCGGGTGCGCTACCGGATCGACGGCGTGCTCTACGAGGTGATGAAACCGCCGTTGAAGCTGAAAAACGCCATCACCTCACGGATCAAGATCATGGCGGAGCTGGATATCGCCGAACGCCGACTCCCCCAGGACGGTCGGATCAAGATCAAGCTGGGGGGCGGCAAGGATATGGACTACCGGGTGTCGGTGCTGCCCACCCTGTTCGGCGAGAAGATCGTGCTCCGTCTGCTGGACAAGAGCAACCTGCAGCTGGATATGACCAAGCTGGGCTACGAACCGGAGGCCCTGGCCCATTTCAAGCGGGAGATCCACAAGCCCTTCGGCATGGTGCTGGTGACCGGTCCCACCGGTTCCGGCAAGACGGTGTCGCTCTACTCGGCCCTGTCGGAGCTGAACAAGGTGACGGAGAACATCTCCACCGCCGAGGACCCGGTGGAGTTCAACTTCGCCGGCATCAACCAGGTGCAGATGCACGAGGATATCGGCCTCAACTTCGCCGCGGCCCTGCGCTCCTTCCTCCGCCAGGACCCGGACATCATCATGATCGGCGAGATCCGGGATTTCGAGACCGCCGAGATCGCGGTCAAGGCGGCCCTGACCGGCCACCTGGTGCTTTCCACCCTGCACACCAACGATGCCCCGGCCACCATTAACCGCCTGCTCAACATGGGGATCGAGCCGTTTCTGGTGGCCTCGGCGGTGAACCTGATCACGGCCCAGCGTCTGGGGCGGCGGGTCTGTACCGAGTGCAAGGAAAAAGAGGACGTGCCGGTCCAGGCGCTGATCGCCGCCGGCGTGCCCGCCGAAGAGGCGGGGGAGTACGTCTGCTACAGGGGACGGGGGTGCCCGGTCTGCAACAATACCGGCTACAAGGGACGGGTCGGCTTCTACCAGGTCATGCCGATGCTGGAGCCGATCCGCGAGCTGATCTTAAACGGCGCCAACACGGCGGAGATCAAGCGGGAATCAATGCGGTTGGGGATCAAGTCCATGCGCCAGTCGGCCCTGACCAAGCTGAGGGAAGGGATCACCTCCCTGGAAGAAGTGCTGCGCATCACCGTTGCCGACGAATAA
- a CDS encoding shikimate dehydrogenase translates to MTLTGASAVYGIIGWPVRHSLSPVMQNAAFQAAGIDAVFVPFAVAPERLAAALEGMRALQVAGFNVTIPHKTAIMPLLDELDPAARAAGAVNVVKNQNGRLVGFNTDGAGLVRSLERDLGCPPAGRRIVLVGAGGAARGALAALCRAGAAEVSVLNRTAAAAREMIALIGSESVATACSVLDPDAVAADFWQTRDLIVNATSLGMHGEEIAGLALACLPPAARVYDMVYSPPETPLLAAAAAQGLATANGLGMLVAQGELAFALWTGTPAPENVMRDALSRYRDRT, encoded by the coding sequence ATCACCCTTACCGGCGCCAGCGCGGTGTACGGCATCATCGGCTGGCCGGTACGCCACTCCCTGTCGCCGGTCATGCAGAACGCCGCGTTTCAGGCGGCGGGGATTGACGCCGTCTTTGTTCCTTTTGCCGTGGCGCCGGAGCGGCTGGCTGCGGCGCTGGAGGGGATGCGGGCGTTGCAGGTGGCCGGTTTCAACGTCACCATTCCCCACAAGACCGCCATCATGCCGCTCCTGGACGAGCTTGATCCTGCGGCGCGGGCTGCCGGGGCGGTGAACGTGGTGAAGAACCAAAACGGCCGCCTGGTGGGGTTCAATACTGATGGCGCCGGGCTGGTGCGGTCGCTGGAACGGGACCTGGGCTGTCCTCCCGCCGGTCGCCGGATCGTGCTGGTGGGGGCCGGCGGTGCCGCCCGCGGTGCCCTGGCTGCCCTGTGCCGGGCCGGAGCGGCGGAGGTGAGCGTGCTGAACCGCACCGCTGCGGCGGCTCGCGAGATGATTGCCCTCATCGGCTCGGAATCAGTCGCAACCGCCTGTTCCGTTCTTGACCCCGATGCCGTTGCCGCGGATTTCTGGCAGACGAGGGACCTGATCGTCAATGCGACCTCCCTGGGGATGCACGGCGAGGAGATCGCCGGGCTCGCCCTTGCATGCCTCCCCCCTGCCGCACGCGTGTACGACATGGTCTACAGCCCGCCGGAAACGCCGCTTCTGGCGGCTGCAGCGGCACAGGGGCTGGCAACCGCCAACGGGTTGGGAATGCTGGTGGCTCAGGGAGAGCTGGCCTTTGCCCTCTGGACCGGGACGCCGGCTCCGGAAAACGTGATGCGTGACGCCCTGAGCCGGTACCGTGATAGGACTTGA